Proteins encoded in a region of the Caldisericum sp. genome:
- a CDS encoding glycosyltransferase family 2 protein, which translates to MTLPKLVIAVSILFWILILYYAVLSVAGLIFRTRKKNKKPLERYPSVDVLIPCKNEGKVLFDTLNAMAKIEYPGEITFYILNDNSTDNTVEIADFFERKFKNFKHIRVPEGNPKGKSRVLNYGLTISKGAAVVVFDADNEPEKDSIKLLVEAMEENPKYAGAVGYVKTKNMYKNNLTRMIGLEFMLFQLVMQCGRWQLFRFGTLTGTNFVLRRKVLEEVNGWDVYALAEDAELTARIYSKGYEIPVVDDSRTWEQEPETFSTFWKQRTRWLLGNLYLISKLFRDRELRGGRNFLNNLQLVSVYYVFVLFVIASDVWFVMGLLNRLTIPYTIPLLLLWFETLWIYTSEIIAAEVIDNEISFKNALFAFLMYFTYAQLWILLTLRSYFLRLKNQSKEIVWDKTPRF; encoded by the coding sequence ATGACTTTACCGAAACTTGTAATCGCTGTATCTATATTGTTCTGGATCCTCATTCTGTATTATGCAGTTTTATCTGTCGCAGGACTAATTTTCAGGACAAGAAAGAAAAACAAAAAGCCCCTTGAGCGTTACCCGTCAGTAGATGTTTTAATACCATGTAAGAACGAAGGAAAAGTGCTTTTTGACACCCTTAACGCTATGGCGAAGATTGAATACCCAGGCGAAATTACCTTTTACATCCTCAACGATAATTCAACTGATAATACGGTGGAAATTGCGGACTTCTTCGAAAGAAAGTTCAAAAATTTCAAACATATAAGAGTCCCCGAAGGAAACCCGAAAGGGAAGTCAAGGGTCTTAAATTACGGACTCACAATATCCAAGGGCGCTGCTGTTGTTGTTTTTGATGCAGATAATGAACCAGAAAAGGACTCCATAAAATTACTTGTTGAGGCTATGGAGGAAAATCCAAAATACGCAGGTGCAGTAGGATATGTCAAGACCAAAAATATGTATAAAAACAATCTTACAAGAATGATTGGTCTTGAGTTTATGCTATTTCAACTTGTTATGCAGTGTGGAAGATGGCAACTTTTTAGATTTGGCACTCTTACCGGAACAAATTTTGTGCTAAGAAGAAAAGTCCTCGAAGAAGTTAATGGTTGGGATGTATATGCACTTGCAGAAGATGCAGAACTGACCGCAAGAATATACTCAAAGGGATATGAAATTCCTGTTGTTGACGATTCAAGGACATGGGAACAAGAGCCTGAGACTTTTAGCACATTCTGGAAACAGAGAACGCGCTGGCTTTTAGGAAATCTTTATCTTATTTCAAAACTATTTAGAGATAGAGAATTACGCGGCGGAAGGAATTTCCTAAACAATCTTCAACTTGTTTCTGTATACTATGTATTTGTATTATTTGTTATCGCATCTGATGTCTGGTTTGTTATGGGTCTTTTGAACAGGCTTACAATACCTTATACAATACCTCTACTTCTTCTCTGGTTTGAAACCCTATGGATTTACACCTCAGAGATTATTGCAGCAGAAGTAATAGATAACGAAATAAGTTTTAAAAATGCACTTTTTGCTTTTCTTATGTACTTCACTTACGCCCAACTCTGGATTTTGCTTACATTAAGAAGTTACTTCTTGCGATTAAAAAATCAGAGTAAAGAAATCGTCTGGGACAAAACACCGAGATTTTAA
- a CDS encoding acyl-CoA dehydrogenase family protein has product MKKIEEVTKEVCESLIKPKEKDIEEKGLYIEETLHKLGELGFFSVSFPKEFGGVGLSFEESVKASIILSTYTSTISMIIGAHQLASLSIFLFGSDYLKQKYLTQLNKGKLIGAFSLTEPYAGSDPSSIKTTATLKGDYYVLNGTKAFVTNAGLADIYVIFAKTNPESGARGISAFVVEGKSEGLAVGHKEEKMALPYLPNATVTLKDVLVPKENLIGRANLGFIVAMKTLELGRILTAAGAVGLMERALNESIRYAKERIQGGLPIANYEIIQAYLAEMKTLLETSREIVLTSARKKDLNSPDLGLYSSIAKYYATKSAVDVTRLATQIFGGYGYVKGYTVERLYREAKMYEIVEGTNEIQKLIIANQILKG; this is encoded by the coding sequence GTGAAAAAGATAGAGGAAGTTACAAAGGAAGTTTGCGAAAGTTTGATAAAGCCGAAAGAGAAGGATATCGAGGAAAAAGGGCTTTATATTGAGGAGACCCTCCATAAACTTGGCGAACTTGGATTTTTTTCTGTAAGTTTTCCAAAAGAGTTTGGGGGTGTTGGGCTTTCCTTTGAAGAAAGTGTTAAGGCATCAATTATCTTATCAACATACACAAGCACGATTTCTATGATTATTGGTGCGCACCAACTTGCAAGTTTATCTATCTTTCTTTTTGGAAGCGACTATTTAAAGCAAAAGTATCTTACGCAACTTAATAAGGGGAAGCTTATTGGTGCTTTTTCACTTACCGAACCTTATGCTGGCTCTGACCCTTCTTCAATTAAAACAACTGCTACACTTAAGGGAGATTATTATGTCCTTAACGGCACCAAGGCGTTTGTTACAAATGCAGGTTTAGCAGACATCTATGTGATTTTTGCAAAAACGAACCCTGAAAGTGGCGCAAGAGGTATTTCAGCATTTGTGGTTGAAGGAAAAAGCGAAGGTCTTGCGGTGGGGCACAAGGAAGAAAAAATGGCATTGCCATACCTTCCTAACGCAACAGTGACGCTAAAGGATGTTTTGGTGCCAAAGGAAAACCTTATAGGTCGTGCAAATCTTGGCTTTATAGTTGCTATGAAGACACTTGAACTTGGAAGAATTTTAACTGCGGCAGGCGCAGTGGGGCTTATGGAAAGAGCACTTAATGAATCGATAAGATACGCAAAGGAGCGTATTCAAGGAGGGCTTCCAATTGCAAACTATGAGATAATCCAAGCGTATCTTGCAGAAATGAAAACCCTTCTTGAGACTTCACGCGAAATTGTTCTAACTTCTGCAAGAAAAAAAGATTTGAATTCTCCTGATTTGGGACTTTACTCATCCATTGCAAAATACTATGCAACAAAGTCTGCAGTTGATGTAACACGCCTTGCAACGCAAATTTTCGGTGGTTATGGCTATGTAAAGGGATACACTGTCGAGAGGCTCTATCGCGAAGCAAAGATGTATGAGATTGTTGAAGGCACAAATGAAATTCAAAAACTAATAATTGCAAATCAAATATTAAAGGGGTGA